From the Papaver somniferum cultivar HN1 chromosome 2, ASM357369v1, whole genome shotgun sequence genome, the window GAGTGTGTTGTAGTCTGCTTCATGGATAGGCTATGTTTCATTTTTGCAGCCAGAAGATTTCTGGTTTAGTGCTCCAAGGAAAGGCGTCATGGTTTTTGCTCTACCAGGGGAGCCTGGTCTAACAGAGTTGGCTGGCGATTTCAAAATCGAATTCCATGATCGCCAAGGGGATTTCTACTGGTATGTAAAATTATTCATATGTACTGGCGGTTTAACTCCTACACGCTGCATTTTTGTTTGTCCTTTGACACTGTCATAGTTTATTTCCTGAAACGAGTGATTCTAGCTAATCAGTAGATTTTCTCCCTTCCCCCTTTTAACAGTTGGTTGAATACGACAATGATAGAAAATAGAAAAATCTTAAACACCTCGGATCTTGATGGATTTAACAAGGTAATGCTCTAGCTGTAACTCTATctcatgcttttttttttctttcacaaaaCTTCCTTCTTTTATTTGGTGTCAACTGTTAAGTACGGTATATGGATTTTGTTCTGTAGAGAAAACTGCCTTCCCCAGGATTTCTGCTTGAGGTTGTGCTGGTAAACCGTGATGATAGTATCCAAACAACCCCCACAACTGCTGATGACACCAACAAGGGAATGGGAGGAAGTTCAGCTAGTATTCCTGCCAACATTGGTGATCGGGAAGCTACAATACCAGATATGAGTAAAAGTATCAGTAGCACTGATAAGGATGATGTATTCTCCGATGGTGAGACAGAAGAAACTGGTCATGCAAATAGACAAGCTCAAGTTGCTTCCAAGGAAGCCGCAGCTACTGGTCTTACTGCAGATTCCAAACCTAGCTCAGCTTTTGAGGAAGTGGCAAGCATATCACATAAAACTGATCAAATTTCATTGAGAAGCAATGGACCCCCAGAAACCCCAGCTGCAAATGTACGTAAAAGTAGTGAAGATGGCTCAACAAGCGTTGATGCATCAACAGAAGGGATAAGTGACTTCAAGGCAATTGCAGCAGATACTTCTGTTTTCAGCTTTGGTGATGAGGATGATTATGAAAGCGACTGAGGTGGTGAATGTTTTCTACTATTCAGATTGTTTCTTTGTACATAAATGATCataagaagttcatcaagaactTATGTATGCAGCTGGTGTTTAATGGAAATAATGCCTGTGATGTTCACACTTATTTCTCCATACCATATGGTTAAAATATGCTCCCTGGTCCTCCTAGAGATAAACCTACTTCTCCTACATGTATTTTTATCCCACTTCTCTAACATGCATCGATGCGGCCGGTAAACCTACCCAATGTCACGCCAACTGCTGTTTTGGCCATTTCATTTCAATAGGGGTGGGAGGATTTTCGAAGCCTGGAGACAGAATGCATGCAACCACATTAGAGGGCTATGAATTGCAGTTATCCCTCAACTGAGGGCTTACACAAAAACATGGGTTCATCCTGTAAAAGCATGTACCTAGAGGTTTGACCAAGGCAACCGATTAACCACAGTTTTCCAATATTAGCAAGATACCCAAAACAGGAAGAGAGATCaagatgcttttttttttttgaagcatagatTAAGATGATATTGTTTATCAAGTAGAAAGAACGTTAGATATAAAGCAGAAGAACCATGCCATCATTGGTTTCTGAAGAACATTAGAAGCATAGAAAGAAAAGATGCAATCTCCACCATCTTCATATCCATATCAAACACCGCCATCCATGACCGTTTCTGGCATTCATGGCCAAACCCTTGAAGTTACAGGTATGCAGAATTTCATCAACCTGATGGAATATTATACCTTTTTACAGGTTACATGTTAATCACGGTTTATCTGGTTTTTGTTGGATGTATAGTTGTTGGTTGTAACAGATTGAAAGACACAGAATGGATTTCAAGACAGGATCCTTACGTAATTCTTGAATATGGGACTACAAAGTTTAGAACCAGGACGTGTACAGGTTAACTCGAAACCACCCAGATCTCTGAAACCAGTCCAAGCTTTCCACcaagatttttattttaaaaactgGCACATGTATTCATTGCACCCTTTGTTTTTTCCTCACCGATGACAGATGGAGGTAAGAACCCAAAATTTCAAGAGAAGTTCATCTTTTCTCTCGTTGAAGGGCTGCACGAACTACAAATTTCTGTGTGGAACAGCAATACCATCACATTTGACGATTTCATCGGCACCGGAAAGTAATAACCTATTGATCAAAACATGTCCCTCATTTTTTTGCCTTCTCCTTTTTAACTATTTTTTATGGTGTTTCAGGGTTCAACTCCACAAGGTTCTTACCCATGGCTATGATGACACCCCCTGGCCGATACAAAGTAAACATGGGAGGTTAGAGAAACTGTAATGCAATATCCATTAATTTTCTATGCAACTAGTTCAACATTGTTATTCTGAATACTACCTTCAAATATTACAGATGCACTGGTGAAACCCGGCTCATACTTCACTACGCTAATGCTGCCAATGTAAGTTACCTAGGATATGAACTCAAAATAAGATTTTTAAGTAACCCCAACCTACTTTTATGATGATGTGCGCATTGGCCCACTCGATTTGTGACATATCCTACTACGCACTGTCGTTTCTAATGCCAAACTATTAATACGAATTATCCATGACAGCATGCACTCCTGTAACCAACTTACAAGGAACCAAGAATCCATATACACGCATAATCAATCCCATAGTTGGCGCATAGTGAAGCGATAGACTCCCAACAGTTTCCGGTATCAGTAAAAGTAAAACCATGTCTAAATGATTCTGTGTATAATTGCAGAAACTTGCAACAAACCTCGGACCGTCTGCGCCGCCATATTTAACACCCAGTACACCATATGGCTCTCCACCTCCATGTGCAGCTCCATACCTTCCGTACCCCATTCCTTACCCCTATCCATCAGCTTATCCACCTTCAGGCTACCCTCCTTCAGCTACTGGATATCCTCCTCCCCCTCTACCATACCCACCTACAGCCTATCCTCCCCCATATCCTCCTCCACTGCAAGGAACATCTTACTACTTACCAGGTAAAATCTCCGTGAACTCCTTGGCTTGGGTTATTTGCTTTTGGTACTGCCATTAACATGACGACACATTTGAATATTTGTTGCATCTTTCCTTACTTGCAGGCCCATACACGGGACCATACCCTCCACCTCCTTACTAAGATATCCCAAGTAACAGAAGTTCTTAGTGAGATAAATTACATGCTTAACTTACGAAGCAGATGTAAAAGGTGAAaaaatattttgttgtataaCAAATTGTATCACAAGTAACAAATAGTTGACATGCTCTGTGGTAACATACAAGGTTTCCAATGCTTTTGGATGAACTAATACCTGGGTTAATTGCATGAGTAACTGTTGAACGTCCTCCAACTGTATGATGCATGTAACTGGATCTTCTGAATCAATTTGTTCTACACACTGATGACTGAAATTAAATATAACAGAAAAAAGAAGCATGGCAACATTTTTGATGTATCAATGGATCAGAGTCCACGTTTCTTTATAAGATCAGCCATGATATTGTGAGCTTTAGTGAGTTCAGACTCCCTTTCCTTGATTTCTTTTTTCAATCTTTGAATCTCTTCGACATGATCACATTGATCTGAGTGtttcttttgtttcttgttctgatccttggtttcttcaacttgAATAGATCTTTTGTTGGCAGGACTTCTGTCAGATAAATCCTTTTTTAATCTTTGAATCTCTTTGACTTGATCACATTGATCTGAGTTTTTAATTGGTTTCTTGTTCTGTTCCTTGGTTTCCTCAAACTGAATAGATCCTTTGTCTGCAGGATTTTCGTCAGATGAAACCTTTTTTAAAACTTTACGAACATAGAAACTGACAGAACCGGCACATTTTCCATACTTGATGTCAAGGGAGATTAGTTTTTGAGGAACTCCAGATGAGtcctacaaaagaaaagaaaagttaatTCTACTTCTTTCACAAGGAGAGACAGGGAATATGATGATTTCCCCTTCTATTCCTGTCGCAATATGGTAACTGACAATCTATCTATGCCTAAATATTAACTGAATATGTGGAGTAGACAGAAAATCTAGAAGGAGACAGGCTTCAGAGTTCTTCTAATTTTTTTAAACAGCAGGTAAAAGCGTATCAAGATTTTCCAAACAACAAAGACTATAAGATAAAATCATTATGAACACTCAAATGCACTACCCTCCCAGAATAGTTACGTAGTGTAGAGCTACTTGTATTAATCAACCATGGTGCTTACCTTTCCTTCTTCTCCTTTGAAACTTTCAAATGCATTACATGCCTCCATTGAATCTTTGAAAACAGCAGAAGAATTATAAACATTTTCACCGGTCAAGCTCGCCTGCCAGCCAACATTTAGCAAAATAAGTGTGCTTAAATTTCCACTTTCCAGTTTATACTAAATAAGAACAGGGAAAGCCTAAACTAAACCTTTTGCCTACCAAATGATCTAAAGTTCTCTATAACGAAATTTGGCTGTATGTATAACCTGAAGTTTGACAGTAGAGTCCTCCGGAAATAGTCTTCTCAATTGTCTCTGGGGCACCGCTATAGGTACCTCATGAAAGAAAAGCTCTACCGATTCAATCACGAACACCTATTTCCCAAAGAGAACAGTGAGTTCACAAATATCTAACAATTTAATACATAATAGAATAAGATTCCATTTCCATTACATCTTTGCTTTTCAAGGGAACGAATCCATCACTCTCGAGCACCTAGTTTCCCAAAGAAAGCGGTGAGTTGGCAAAAATCTAACAATTTAATACATAGAATTAAGATTAAATTTCCATTACATCTTTGGTTTTCAAGGGAACGACTCCATCACTCTCAAGCACCTAGTTTCCCAAAAAGAGCAGTGAGTTAACAAACATCTAACATTTTGCTACATATTAGAATGAGATTACATTTCGATTACCTTTTTGCTTTTCAAGGGAATGACTCCATCACTCCCGGGCACCTATTTTCCCAAAGAGAGCAGTGAGTTAGCATACATCTATTCACTACACATATAAGAATAAGATTACATTTCCATTACCTCTTTGATTTTCAAGGGAATGATTCCATCAAATTTATTTTCCAGCTTGGCAAGAACTAATTTCATTGCAGCCTGTGCATCGGCTAGACAATTATGAGGAGCACCATCTTCCCTAAGATCATAACCAAGCACAGTCTGTCAAAATAAGACAAGAAGGAATTAACAAGATCCAGCAAAATAAGATCCATAAAACCACCTCATAATCAAGAATGGTTTCAAACACCAAACCtattattaataataaacataAGTTAGAAAGTTCTTTCCTCAAAAAATCGATGGCTTTTCAATACACAACATTTTTTACTAAATTGCAAGGACTACAGTGCATAGATCACTATCTTTGTCCACCAACTTTCATACAACCTAGAAAGTAGGAAAAGTATACATGCTTCATTGTTCAGCAGGAGTTGATCACTCCAAAGTGTGATGGTTGCACACTTGCATTTGATGAGTAAAACACTGGACTCTCAAACAATCAAAAGTCGGCTACGTCAAGACCAATAGATCGATAATATCATTCTCAAGTGTTGTCTGCACCTTTCTATGAAAGCACTGTTTATGGCATTAAAAAATAGTAAACAAAATTCACGAATCCAGATATACGTTTTGAAGGATCACACATAATATAAAACCAACTAGGAATCAGGTTTATAACATTAGTTATGCGTCAATATGACTGAGAAGTGGTACCAAAGAATACTTAATAACATTGCATCTATATTATTTTTCCAGCAGTAAATAGCAAAAGACTGACATAAAAGCAAAAACTGGTGATCATGCTATCAAAAGTAAAGATTCTTAACGAACTTGCCTTGCAGAGATGATTCAACGAAGGCCTCTTGTGAGTATGCCCTTCAGGATACTTAAAAATTAATGATGTGTCGATCACCCTCGAATGGTCCACTTTCAATGCTACGaaatacacaaaaacaaaaaaggaacaCATAATTATCAAAGATTGCAAAATCAATTTCGGCAGCAGTACTCCATAAAACTGGTGTGTAATAAGTTTGTAAAACCCACCTTTTAGATCCTTATCCAAACTGTGGCCAATTAAAACGACTCCATCGGATAACAGCTTTTTCATTGATTTCTGCAACAATAACACATCAATTTTTCGAAAGAAATGTTTTCATACTAATAACTCCAGAAAGTCCTTATTCATATATATACTACCTGTATATCTTCCAACGAACAAGTAGCTCTTTCCAAATCCTTAGCATTGATTCCATGAATCTGAGTTCTATAATCTAAAACAGGTTTATCGAGTTTTACAAGTTCATTGAGCTTAACCTGAAAGAATAATACTGACTTCAGCGACAGCAGATGATGATACCAAGAGAGCCAGTATATAAATGGTTGTACCAGCAACTTCTACCTCTAAATTTCGATTCACAACACACACTTGTACTAGAGATTCTGTTTTATCTTCACAAAGAACCATTTCACAATCAACAGAAAGCATTCTGGTGGACTTAATTGCTTTAGAAACTTTACCTATCTTTGTCATTACCCAGTCCTGTTTGAAGATCCACAGCCAAAATAAGTAAGACATAGGAAGTTCAGATATTACATGTTGAAGGGAACTAACAGGGAGGACAACCTTTGAGCACACAACCATATGTTGGGAAATAAATAACTAAAATTATAATAGAAGAAAATATATGCACAATATAGAAGTTCCATCCTGGCATGTTCTAGAGTACAATAACCACCTCTATCGCTCTAAATAAACTATCAAACAGGAGTTGGGGAGTAAGCTTGAGCAGTACCTCATCAtaagatgggaatgaaaaacactTTGGATATTCGGGGTGTTCAAATGTTAAGCTTGCCAGCTTCTGCATATCCACAGATAAGAGTTATTTGGGTCATAAATAAAAGGCTCAATGAATAACAAAGGTGCAGTAGATAACTTTTCAATAATAAACTGCAAATGAAAGATGAACGAAATTTCACCAATAACTCGAAAACTCATTAACAAAATGAACTAGAAACAAAAATCCAATAAAATAAAGTTCACAATGACTGAAGTTTGTAGCTAGTAAAAAAGGCAATTCACTATAAAGCTACTCTGATGACGCCATAGAGTCATCTTCTATGAATGGCTAAACTTAAGATATTTTAGGCAAAATGCGAACAAGTACTACACAAAGGACCACTGAAAACTGGAAgaacttcattttttttcaatgaCCTAATAACTAGAAGAACTTCAATAGGTTTCTGACACGCACATACACACATATGTTGGTTTTTATGCCCAGCTTGCGAACCAAACACAACAAAAAATTAGCTACTGATTCTCATAACCAGCAACACAACAGGTTAAAACAAAGCCCTACCTGAGGAGAGGATTGAACATCAATACAGCTCTTATTCAGTTGCTCAATTGCTTTACGATTAGAATGGTACGtcattattttttcaaaaaactgCAAGCAAGCGAATAGAATTCAGTTAAACGAATCATTATATTAAGTAGTTAATTCTCTAAGTTATTAATAAATGTTCCAATTTCGTACTACTCACCTCTAAATCTTGCTCTTTCGTAAACGTATTCAAAAATGCAACCAAGCAAGCAGGTGGCCTCTTATTAGGATCCAATAAACTGTCGCCTAATTGTGAATCATACTCTACTAAAAATTCCTTCCATTCTCCTTTCGCACCCTTCATTTTTCTCTTTTGTACATTTTTCACAATGTCAATAAGCACCTAACAAGAACAAGAATGTTTATTAAACAGTCAAAATTCAAACAAACAAACAGAAATCAAACTCATCTATACAATCAATACAAACACAGAAAAATAAGAGAGAAACGAATACCTCCTTCTCTGCTAATGCTAAAATCTTCCGAATCTTCTCCATTGTCGTCGATACAGAGAGAGGCAGAGGTTTACGTTGATGGAGGGAAACTGATTCGTTATGGTTTTAGGGTTTATGGAGCACCGCCCAAATAGAGTCTTTTGTTATTACTTTGCtcgggtttcctcgttaaaaccctGCAGAGCAAAAAAACAACCTTTGTGTGGTTCAACCAGAGTAATGAACACCCACTTTTAAAAATGGGTTAAAAGAACCCACTTTATACTGCAGTGGTCCCCACTGGTTGGAGACTTAGGATGGGCGAAGAATTCTTCTCAAAATTGGCCCTAAAATCAATATCTTTCAGGGTtcgttccttcttcttcttcttcttctgttgggAAACAAGAAAAGAATCTTTCTGTGAAATTTTTAAAATTGAATACAATGAAGATGGAGATATTTGGAATTGATTTTGGATGTGCTTTTGGATCATTGAGTGATGGAAAGTTTCCTGAGAAGGATTGTTTACTTCCATTGATATCTAAGATCCTTGGTTATTGTATTGTTGCTGCTTCTACCACTGTCAAAGTCCCACAGGTAATtcaattctttcttctttagAACCAAGTGGAATTGTAACAAATCGGAAATTGAAAATTGCTAATGTTTGTTTCCCGGAATCGGATTAGTTGCAGAAAAATCATAACTGATCTAAGTGTTTTTATTTCTTTGGTTTCCTAGATACTTAAAATTTTGAAGAACAGTAGTGTCAGGGGGCTTAGTTTGGCAGCTTTTGAGCTTGAGGTTGTTGGTTATACTATTGCTTTGGCATACTGCCTTCACAATGGACTTCCATTTTCAGCTTATGGGGAGTTGCTTTTTCTTTTAGTTCAAGGTATGTGTATCCTCCCCTTCTTTTTCATATGAAACATctagtgtgtgtgtgttttttttattatatcaACAACTTGATTCCTGGTAACGCCAATCGCACTTTAGACCGGTTTATGTCTATAGCAATAGGTATGTTTTGTGTACAATGAAACATGGTCCTGTGGCAGTACATTGTCTTATTTTGTTCAGTGGATAGTGTGGAGCTAGTAGTCGTGCTTCTGCTTCTTCCAGAGGTGATGATGAATAATGAGATTGAACTTCTTATTCTTCTGCATCATTGTATCCTTTCTGGCACTAATTAGTTTACGTTTAGTAACCTTTCTGAACTGCTTTTCGTTGCCGCACTCTGGTTATATTATGTTAATGATGGTGAGTTGTAGGAGTAATATTACTTTTGTGTCGAAAGTAGAAACACCAAGAACAGTGACACGAGAATTAAAAGTATCACCATTGCGACTACTATCAGTACTGGAACCAAGAACATTATGACTATGCCCACCTGCATTATATTATATCGTGTTTGGATTTTTCTAATTTTCACCATCGTTTTGCTAGCATCGAAGC encodes:
- the LOC113346704 gene encoding protein SRC2 homolog, with protein sequence MQSPPSSYPYQTPPSMTVSGIHGQTLEVTVVGCNRLKDTEWISRQDPYVILEYGTTKFRTRTCTDGGKNPKFQEKFIFSLVEGLHELQISVWNSNTITFDDFIGTGKVQLHKVLTHGYDDTPWPIQSKHGRCTGETRLILHYANAANKLATNLGPSAPPYLTPSTPYGSPPPCAAPYLPYPIPYPYPSAYPPSGYPPSATGYPPPPLPYPPTAYPPPYPPPLQGTSYYLPGPYTGPYPPPPY
- the LOC113346702 gene encoding small RNA degrading nuclease 1-like isoform X4; translated protein: MEKIRKILALAEKEVLIDIVKNVQKRKMKGAKGEWKEFLVEYDSQLGDSLLDPNKRPPACLVAFLNTFTKEQDLEFFEKIMTYHSNRKAIEQLNKSCIDVQSSPQKLASLTFEHPEYPKCFSFPSYDEDWVMTKIGKVSKAIKSTRMLSVDCEMVLCEDKTESLVQVCVVNRNLEVKLNELVKLDKPVLDYRTQIHGINAKDLERATCSLEDIQKSMKKLLSDGVVLIGHSLDKDLKALKVDHSRVIDTSLIFKYPEGHTHKRPSLNHLCKTVLGYDLREDGAPHNCLADAQAAMKLVLAKLENKFDGIIPLKIKEVPGSDGVIPLKSKKVFVIESVELFFHEVPIAVPQRQLRRLFPEDSTVKLQASLTGENVYNSSAVFKDSMEACNAFESFKGEEGKDSSGVPQKLISLDIKYGKCAGSVSFYVRKVLKKVSSDENPADKGSIQFEETKEQNKKPIKNSDQCDQVKEIQRLKKDLSDRSPANKRSIQVEETKDQNKKQKKHSDQCDHVEEIQRLKKEIKERESELTKAHNIMADLIKKRGL
- the LOC113346702 gene encoding small RNA degrading nuclease 1-like isoform X2, with amino-acid sequence MEKIRKILALAEKEVLIDIVKNVQKRKMKGAKGEWKEFLVEYDSQLGDSLLDPNKRPPACLVAFLNTFTKEQDLEFFEKIMTYHSNRKAIEQLNKSCIDVQSSPQKLASLTFEHPEYPKCFSFPSYDEDWVMTKIGKVSKAIKSTRMLSVDCEMVLCEDKTESLVQVCVVNRNLEVKLNELVKLDKPVLDYRTQIHGINAKDLERATCSLEDIQKSMKKLLSDGVVLIGHSLDKDLKALKVDHSRVIDTSLIFKYPEGHTHKRPSLNHLCKTVLGYDLREDGAPHNCLADAQAAMKLVLAKLENKFDGIIPLKIKEVPGSDGVIPLKSKKVLESDGFVPLKSKDVFVIESVELFFHEVPIAVPQRQLRRLFPEDSTVKLQASLTGENVYNSSAVFKDSMEACNAFESFKGEEGKDSSGVPQKLISLDIKYGKCAGSVSFYVRKVLKKVSSDENPADKGSIQFEETKEQNKKPIKNSDQCDQVKEIQRLKKDLSDRSPANKRSIQVEETKDQNKKQKKHSDQCDHVEEIQRLKKEIKERESELTKAHNIMADLIKKRGL
- the LOC113346702 gene encoding small RNA degrading nuclease 1-like isoform X3, yielding MEKIRKILALAEKEVLIDIVKNVQKRKMKGAKGEWKEFLVEYDSQLGDSLLDPNKRPPACLVAFLNTFTKEQDLEFFEKIMTYHSNRKAIEQLNKSCIDVQSSPQKLASLTFEHPEYPKCFSFPSYDEDWVMTKIGKVSKAIKSTRMLSVDCEMVLCEDKTESLVQVCVVNRNLEVKLNELVKLDKPVLDYRTQIHGINAKDLERATCSLEDIQKSMKKLLSDGVVLIGHSLDKDLKALKVDHSRVIDTSLIFKYPEGHTHKRPSLNHLCKTVLGYDLREDGAPHNCLADAQAAMKLVLAKLENKFDGIIPLKIKEVPGSDGVIPLKSKKVLESDGVVPLKTKDVFVIESVELFFHEVPIAVPQRQLRRLFPEDSTVKLQASLTGENVYNSSAVFKDSMEACNAFESFKGEEGKDSSGVPQKLISLDIKYGKCAGSVSFYVRKVLKKVSSDENPADKGSIQFEETKEQNKKPIKNSDQCDQVKEIQRLKKDLSDRSPANKRSIQVEETKDQNKKQKKHSDQCDHVEEIQRLKKEIKERESELTKAHNIMADLIKKRGL
- the LOC113346702 gene encoding small RNA degrading nuclease 1-like isoform X1 — encoded protein: MEKIRKILALAEKEVLIDIVKNVQKRKMKGAKGEWKEFLVEYDSQLGDSLLDPNKRPPACLVAFLNTFTKEQDLEFFEKIMTYHSNRKAIEQLNKSCIDVQSSPQKLASLTFEHPEYPKCFSFPSYDEDWVMTKIGKVSKAIKSTRMLSVDCEMVLCEDKTESLVQVCVVNRNLEVKLNELVKLDKPVLDYRTQIHGINAKDLERATCSLEDIQKSMKKLLSDGVVLIGHSLDKDLKALKVDHSRVIDTSLIFKYPEGHTHKRPSLNHLCKTVLGYDLREDGAPHNCLADAQAAMKLVLAKLENKFDGIIPLKIKEVPGSDGVIPLKSKKVLESDGVVPLKTKDVLESDGFVPLKSKDVFVIESVELFFHEVPIAVPQRQLRRLFPEDSTVKLQASLTGENVYNSSAVFKDSMEACNAFESFKGEEGKDSSGVPQKLISLDIKYGKCAGSVSFYVRKVLKKVSSDENPADKGSIQFEETKEQNKKPIKNSDQCDQVKEIQRLKKDLSDRSPANKRSIQVEETKDQNKKQKKHSDQCDHVEEIQRLKKEIKERESELTKAHNIMADLIKKRGL